One Triplophysa rosa linkage group LG21, Trosa_1v2, whole genome shotgun sequence DNA segment encodes these proteins:
- the LOC130571776 gene encoding PTB domain-containing engulfment adapter protein 1-like — protein sequence MSDIDDDSEISFSVKFLGRIEVVRPGGMQILTDAVEALQNPNAEVDVKMKKTKNKVHLFLTRSAIDILEHKTKFMLYTCPLASVSFCAVHPTQPKILGFVAKHPAADMFHCYILQSKKFSHLLVSVIGDAFQACKQNESLGGDRDLVVEALRHKNKILQRENTELKRRLRDNGENADGVQKIYENDSDTEKLSSHSGQSTSQVRFFSEDDKVPLKRNF from the exons ATGAGTGACATAGATGATGACAGTGAAATATCCTTCTCCGTTAAA TTTTTGGGACGTATCGAGGTGGTCCGTCCAGGTGGGATGCAGATTCTCACAGACGCAGTAGAAGCCCTGCAG AACCCTAATGCAGAGGTGGAtgtgaaaatgaagaaaactaaaaataaagtaCATCTTTTTCTGACCAGAAGTGCCATTGACATCCTGGAACACAAGACAAAG TTCATGCTGTACACATGCCCTCTGGCCTCTGTTTCATTCTGTGCAGTTCATCCGACCCAGCCCAAAATCCTCGGCTTTGTAGCCAAACACCCCGCGGCAGACATGTTCCACTGCTACATCTTACAAAGCAAGAAGTTT tcTCATCTGCTGGTGTCTGTTATCGGTGACGCCTTCCAGGCTTGTAAACAGAATGAAAGTCTAGGAGGGGATCGTGACCTAGTGGTGGAGGCCCTGAGACACAAG AATAAGATACTGCAGCGCGAGAACACCGAGCTAAAGAGGAGACTGCGAGACAATGGAGAA AATGCTGATGGAGTGCAGAAAATTTATGAAAATGATTCGGACACTGAAAAACTATCTTCTCACTCAGGACAGTCCACATCACAAG TGAGATTCTTTTCAGAAGATGACAAAGTTCCTTTAAAGAGGAATTTCTga
- the LOC130571775 gene encoding E3 ubiquitin/ISG15 ligase TRIM25-like, which yields MSQSKPEERLTLELSCPICLQLYRDPVALPCGHNYCLGCIQNAVDAGDPKHPMCCPECREEYSSPKTLARNFKLSGIVDGYLAAMSGGRLRADPSIPCDHCLDDPVAAVKFCTCCEMSLCSGHLECHKDHMLVEVSAEQGGKRCPVHRKTTEYLCMKKRLFLCSDCLMEGTHQNHDVQTFEVAKEEMKSVLVGMRKTVSDKLQMTEALLRNAIEREGLDKVEDKLVGKANILLENMSTLISAYKSRMRTLMEDELHLRDKSWQANLSDLEGCQQLLREAHQSTQEVLSESSEFVFIQHFLNIEARVRQAANITIPGLPAQERFNGKHLRTTLRTDNFRAEMNLLLDCLHAMMNPLDLTFNPATAHPGLLLSTDLKTVKQCGGGKSGSAGDHSERFTTAAQVMCSQGFSTGVHMWTVEIGPGCMWSVGLCYKSILRKGDHSKLGHNSSSWRLQWKSKKLTACYDSVNVPLGDGLIVPPKKVEVTLDYEGGTVAFHSTGHGGRKQHLHTFSALFKDVVYPAFGIHSTSEESWITLSSAA from the exons ATGTCTCAAAGTAAACCTGAGGAGAGGCTAACTTTGGAGTTGAGCTGTCCCATCTGCTTGCAGCTGTACCGTGACCCCGTGGCCCTTCCTTGCGGACACAATTACTGCCTGGGTTGCATACAAAACGCAGTCGACGCAGGGGATCCTAAGCACCCAATGTGTTGTCCGGAATGCAGAGAGGAGTACAGCAGCCCAAAGACGCTGGCAAGAAATTTCAAACTCAGTGGCATCGTGGACGGATACCTGGCGGCCATGTCTGGCGGCAGACTGAGAGCAGATCCTTCGATACCGTGTGACCATTGTTTGGATGATCCCGTGGCTGCGGTGAAGTTCTGCACATGTTGCGAGATGTCACTGTGCTCTGGCCACCTCGAGTGCCACAAGGATCACATGTTAGTGGAGGTGTCTGCGGAGCAGGGCGGGAAGAGATGTCCGGTGCATAGGAAGACCACAGAATACCTGTGCATGAAAAAGCGACTGTTCCTCTGCTCAGACTGTTTGATGGAGGGGACCCACCAGAACCATGACGTGCAGACGTTTGAGGTCGCTAAGGAGGAGATGAAGAGTGTCCTGGTGGGGATGAGGAAGACTGTGTCTGACAAGCTTCAGATGACCGAAGCTTTGCTCAGAAACGCCATTGAAAGAGAAGGATTGGACAAGGTAGAAGACAAACTGGTGGGCAAGGCAAACATTCTTCTGGAAAACATGAGTACACTTATAAGTGCATACAAG AGTCGTATGAGAACTTTGATGGAAGATGAGCTTCATTTGCGCGACAAAAGCTGGCAGGCCAATCTGAGCGATTTGGAGGGTTGTCAACAGCTGCTGAGGGAAGCCCACCAGAGCACCCAAGAGGTTCTCTCAGAGTCCTCTGAATTCGTCTTCATCCAGCACTTCCTCAACATCGAGGCGAGGGTGCGCCAGGCTGCCAACATCACCATCCCTGGCCTACCTGCTCAAGAGCGGTTCAATGGCAAACACCTGCGCACCACCCTGCGAACGGACAACTTCCGAGCAGAGATGAACCTCCTGCTGGACTGTCTCCATGCCATGATGAACCCTCTAGACCTGACCTTCAACCCCGCCACAGCCCACCCTGGCCTTCTGCTGTCCACTGATCTCAAAACAGTGAAGCAATGTGGCGGAGGGAAGAGCGGCAGTGCTGGAGATCACAGCGAGCGCTTCACCACGGCCGCTCAGGTCATGTGTTCCCAGGGTTTCTCCACTGGAGTCCACATGTGGACGGTGGAGATAGGTCCTGGTTGCATGTGGTCCGTGGGACTGTGCTACAAGAGCATCTTGCGTAAAGGTGACCACAGCAAGCTGGGCCATAACAGCAGTTCCTGGAGGCTGCAATGGAAGAGCAAGAAGCTGACGGCATGCTACGATTCGGTTAACGTACCCTTAGGTGATGGGTTGATCGTGCCCCCGAAGAAGGTGGAAGTGACCCTGGATTACGAAGGAGGAACTGTTGCGTTCCACAGCACAGGTCACGGAGGACGAAAGCAGCATCTGCATACGTTCAGTGCGCTGTTCAAAGATGTTGTGTATCCTGCGTTTGGTATCCACTCTACTTCAGAGGAATCTTGGATAACTCTTTCAAGTGCAGCTTAa